In Salvelinus namaycush isolate Seneca chromosome 37, SaNama_1.0, whole genome shotgun sequence, the following are encoded in one genomic region:
- the LOC120031369 gene encoding uridine phosphorylase 1-like: MLHELIKLLYHARCTDVTIVRIGTSGGLGLEPGTVVVTKQSVDATFLPRLEQVILGNTVVRSTDLHQGLAEELLQCSKDLGQFETVIGNTMCTMDFYEGQARLDGAFCSYTEKDKQDYLTKAYESGVRNIEMESSVFAAMCQLSGLKGTPLV; the protein is encoded by the exons ATGTTACACGAGCTCATCAAGCTCCTCTACCATGCTCGCTGCACTGATGTTACCATCGTTCGCATTGGGACCTCCGGTGGATTAG gcCTCGAGCCTGGCACGGTTGTTGTCACCAAGCAGTCAGTAGACGCCACCTTCCTGCCCAGGCTGGAGCAGGTCATCCTGGGGAATACTGTGGTGCGCAGCACGGACCTGCACCAAGGTCTGGCTGAAGAGCTGCTCCAGTGTAGCAAGGACCTGGGTCAATTTGAGACGGTCATCGGAAACACTATGTGTACAATGGATTTCTATGAAG GACAAGCGCGCCTGGATGGGGCCTTCTGCTCCTACACAGAGAAGGATAAGCAGGACTACCTGACCAAGGCCTATGAGTCTGGGGTTCGTAACATCGAGATGGAGTCTTCTGTGTTTGCTGCCATGTGTCAACTCAGCGGTCTGAAAGGTACACCACTGGTGTAG